In one window of Nerophis ophidion isolate RoL-2023_Sa linkage group LG05, RoL_Noph_v1.0, whole genome shotgun sequence DNA:
- the LOC133552434 gene encoding putative per-hexamer repeat protein 5, protein MELSGGLLHGSWGRVILWGLDGAAAREEGDKTGKGTGVTGPLGPGTGSTTGDQSPTTGSVMVDAVARTGACRVGTGRGSGSGSGSGGCTTSITTRVLEGSKRTGDPVCWDRDGLPPSSTPRTSTQMEITRPSASRSVSVVNLRPRCVLVQAEATWNGSFQFCPIKVPNLLISVCSAFL, encoded by the coding sequence ATGGAGTTGTCGGGAGGACTGCTGCATGGCTCCTGGGGTCGTGTCATTCTCTGGGGCCTGGATGGTGCCGCAGCCAGAGAAGAAGGCGACAAAaccgggaaggggaccggggtgACCGGTCCCCTAGGACCCGGAACCGGCTCcaccacaggggaccagtccccgACCACAGGGTCGGTCATGGTGGACGCCGTGGCTCGCACAGGAGCGTGCAGGGTTGGAACCGGCAggggcagcggcagcggcagcggcagcggcggCTGCACTACCTCCATCACCACTCGGGTGCTGGAAGGATCCAAGCggactggtgaccccgtctgctgGGATCGTGACGGACTACCCCCCTCGTCCACGCCACGAACGTCCACACAGATGGAGATCACCAGACCCTCAGCCAGCCGCAGTGTCTCGGTGGTCAACCTGCGTCCCAGGTGTGTCCTGGTCCAAGCTGAGGCCACCTGGAATGGTTCCTTCCAATTTTGCCCAATAAAAGTACCCAATTTGTTGATTTCCGTCTGCAGCGCTTTTTTATAA
- the LOC133552433 gene encoding putative per-hexamer repeat protein 5, producing MELSGGLLHGSWGRVILWGLDGAAAREEGDKTGKGTGVTGPLGPGTGSTTGDQSPTTGSVMVDAVARTGACRVGTGRGSGSGSGSGGCTTSITTRVLEGSKRTGDPVCWDRDGLPPSSTPRTSTQMEITRPSASRSVSVVNLRPRCVLVQAEATWNGSFQFCPIKVPNLLISVCSAFL from the coding sequence ATGGAGTTGTCGGGAGGACTGCTGCATGGCTCCTGGGGTCGTGTCATTCTCTGGGGCCTGGATGGTGCCGCAGCCAGAGAAGAAGGCGACAAAaccgggaaggggaccggggtgACCGGTCCCCTAGGACCCGGAACCGGCTCcaccacaggggaccagtccccgACCACAGGGTCGGTCATGGTGGACGCCGTGGCTCGCACAGGAGCGTGCAGGGTTGGAACCGGCAggggcagcggcagcggcagcggcagcggcggCTGCACTACCTCCATCACCACTCGGGTGCTGGAAGGATCCAAGCggactggtgaccccgtctgctgGGATCGTGACGGACTACCCCCCTCGTCCACGCCACGAACGTCCACCCAGATGGAGATCACCAGACCCTCAGCCAGCCGCAGTGTCTCGGTGGTCAACCTGCGTCCCAGGTGTGTCCTGGTCCAAGCTGAGGCCACCTGGAATGGTTCCTTCCAATTTTGCCCAATAAAAGTACCCAATTTGTTGATTTCCGTCTGCAGCGCTTTTTTATAA